The genomic region TTGATTCTTGGCGGCGCGATCGGCAACATCGTCGATCGGCTGCACTATCAGTACGTCGTCGATTTCATCGACTTCTACAAAATCTGGCCGAATATTTTCAACGTGGCCGACTCGTGTATTACGGGCGGCGTCATCTTATTGATCGTAGCAAGTCTTGCAAAAAATCGTCGTCACACCTAAAGAGGGCGGCAAGCGCGCGGATCTCGCGATCGCGCACTTGACCGGATTCTCTCGCTCGCTCGTAACCGAAGCCGTCAAGCGCGGCGACATCCGCGTGGACGGCGTCGCCGTGAAAGGCAGCTACGTCCTCACCGAAGGCGAAACGCTCGAGTTCGCACTTCTGGAGCGTCCGCCGATGCGCGTGGAGGCCGAGTCGATCGACCTCACGATCGTCTACGAAGACGAGGATCTCCTCATCGTCGACAAGCCCGCGGGCATGGTGACGCATCCGGCGCACGGTTCCACGAGCGGCACGCTCGTCAACGCACTGCTCGGCTACGTCGAGTCACTACCCGGCGACACCGTGCGGCCGGGGCTCGTGCATCGCCTCGATCGCGACACGTCCGGGCTGCTGGTCGTGGCAAAATCAGAACTCGCGCTCTCGTCGCTGGGGCGTGCGATGAAGGCGCGCTACATCAAACGCGAATATCTCGGAATCGTGCACGGCATTCCGCAGCACCCCGTCGGCACGGTCGACGGCGCGATCGGGCGCGATCCGCAGAATCGCTTGAAATACGCCATTACCGCCGCGGGTAAGCCTGCGGTGACGCACTACGAACTGCGTACGCCGCTCAAGGCGGCGGCCGAGCTGATCTTCCGTCTCGAAACCGGGAGGACGCACCAAATTCGCGTGCACATGGCCGCACTCGGGCATCCGATCGTCAACGATCCGGTCTATGGAAAATCCGAGCCGCGCTTTCCGCTTCCCGGACAGGCGCTGCATGCATGGCGACTCGCGTTCCGCCATCCGCGCACCGGCCAGGAGCTGGAGTTCGAGATCGATCCGCCGGCGGAGTACGTCGCGACCCGCGCGCTGCTCTCGTAGTGTTCGCGCTCGCCGGCACGAGCGGCACGGCGCGCCGCGGCACCCTGCGATTGGCACACGGCGTCGTCGAAACGCCGACGTTCATGCCGGTCGGTACCGCGGCGACCGTTAAGGGTTTGACGCCCGACGAATTGCGCGCGGCACACTCGCAGATCGTGCTCTCCAACACGTACCATCTGTGGCTGCGTCCCGGACGCGACTTGATCGTTGAGGCGGGCGGCCTACATGCGTTCATGCAATGGCACGCCCCCATCCTCACCGACAGCGGCGGCTTTCAAGTCTTTAGTTTGGAGTCGCGACGCAAACTCGACGACGACGGGGTGACGTTTCAATCGCACATCGACGGTAGCACGCATCGGTTCACGCCGGAGAACGTGATCGCGTTTCAGGAAGCGCTCGGCGTGGATATCGCGATGGTGCTCGACGTCTGCGTGAAGCTGCCGGCGACGCCCGAGCAGATCGACGAATCGGTGCGGCTCACGACGCAGTGGGCGCAGCGTTCGGCTGCCGCGCGCGCGCGAGAGCAGACCGCCGTCTTCGCGATCATTCAGGGCGGCCTCGACAAAAGCGCGCGCGCCCGCAGCGCTGGAGCGCTGGTCGCGCTCGACTT from Candidatus Baltobacteraceae bacterium harbors:
- a CDS encoding RluA family pseudouridine synthase, giving the protein MQKIVVTPKEGGKRADLAIAHLTGFSRSLVTEAVKRGDIRVDGVAVKGSYVLTEGETLEFALLERPPMRVEAESIDLTIVYEDEDLLIVDKPAGMVTHPAHGSTSGTLVNALLGYVESLPGDTVRPGLVHRLDRDTSGLLVVAKSELALSSLGRAMKARYIKREYLGIVHGIPQHPVGTVDGAIGRDPQNRLKYAITAAGKPAVTHYELRTPLKAAAELIFRLETGRTHQIRVHMAALGHPIVNDPVYGKSEPRFPLPGQALHAWRLAFRHPRTGQELEFEIDPPAEYVATRALLS
- the tgt gene encoding tRNA guanosine(34) transglycosylase Tgt; the encoded protein is MFALAGTSGTARRGTLRLAHGVVETPTFMPVGTAATVKGLTPDELRAAHSQIVLSNTYHLWLRPGRDLIVEAGGLHAFMQWHAPILTDSGGFQVFSLESRRKLDDDGVTFQSHIDGSTHRFTPENVIAFQEALGVDIAMVLDVCVKLPATPEQIDESVRLTTQWAQRSAAARAREQTAVFAIIQGGLDKSARARSAGALVALDFPGYAIGGLSVGETREEMYLLARFSAALLPAEKPRYLMGVGTVRDIVMAVDCGIDMFDCVYPTRCGRNARAMTRHHGEYNIRNAAYARDFTPIDPDCGCSVCTTFTRAYLSHLFRANEMLGPRLLSYHNVYVLNALMRDARIAIEAGTWEPFRDTVLRETGKE